The following are encoded in a window of Paraburkholderia hospita genomic DNA:
- a CDS encoding HAL/PAL/TAL family ammonia-lyase, with amino-acid sequence MAVIRSDRPLNWRELAAVAAGEPLVLSDAARARIAAARVLVEQIVERGIRAYGVNTGVGALCDVIVSPSEQRTLSRNILMSHAVGVGAPLGVAETRAIMAAAINNFAHGHSGIRLEIADQLVALLDAGYIPEVPAFGSVGYLSHMAHIALVCIGEGHVRHGNERISGREALRQLEREPLVLEAKEGLSLINGTPCVTGLAALALARAERVLDWTDAIAAMSFENLRGQLAAFDADSLALRVSPGLNLVGERMRNALAESGILASVVGQRTQDPLSMRTIPHVHGAARDVLDATVVVVNRELASITDNPIVAGTPDAPRVYSQAHAVGASIALAMDSLATAIAQVAAMAERRLDRLVNPLVSGLPAFLAEPGGTCSGFMIAQYTAASLVAQNRRLAAPASLDGGITSGLQEDHLCHATPAALKALEIIDNTGRIIAIELLAAAQAYDLQPIDASRAPHTDALWRRVRAVVPTYRDDRPLADDMAVAFRLIGEAAPPLPPASGNLPSTPAPSDHTGFAAHAANDPKAAAQHAPQSAA; translated from the coding sequence ATGGCAGTCATCCGATCCGACCGTCCTCTGAACTGGCGCGAACTGGCCGCGGTCGCGGCGGGCGAGCCGCTCGTGCTCTCCGATGCGGCGCGCGCGCGCATCGCGGCCGCGCGTGTGCTCGTCGAGCAGATCGTCGAGCGCGGCATTCGCGCGTATGGCGTGAACACGGGCGTCGGCGCGCTATGCGATGTGATCGTGTCGCCGTCGGAACAGCGCACGCTGTCGCGCAACATATTGATGAGCCACGCGGTGGGCGTCGGCGCACCGCTTGGCGTCGCGGAAACGCGCGCGATCATGGCCGCCGCGATCAACAACTTTGCGCACGGCCACTCGGGCATTCGTCTCGAGATCGCGGATCAGCTGGTCGCCTTGCTCGATGCAGGGTATATCCCCGAAGTGCCCGCGTTCGGCTCTGTCGGCTATCTGAGCCATATGGCGCATATCGCGCTGGTGTGCATCGGCGAAGGACATGTGCGGCACGGCAACGAACGGATCAGCGGACGCGAGGCGCTCAGGCAGCTCGAACGCGAGCCGCTCGTGCTCGAAGCGAAAGAAGGCTTGAGCCTCATCAACGGCACGCCTTGCGTGACGGGACTCGCGGCGCTGGCGCTCGCTCGCGCCGAACGCGTGCTCGACTGGACCGACGCGATCGCGGCGATGAGCTTCGAAAATCTGCGCGGACAGCTAGCCGCATTCGATGCCGATTCGCTCGCGTTGCGTGTGTCGCCGGGATTGAATCTCGTCGGTGAGCGGATGCGTAATGCGCTTGCCGAGAGCGGCATTCTTGCGTCGGTAGTGGGTCAGCGCACCCAGGATCCTCTTTCGATGCGCACGATTCCGCACGTGCACGGCGCGGCGCGCGATGTGCTCGATGCGACCGTTGTCGTCGTGAACCGCGAACTCGCGTCGATCACCGATAATCCGATCGTCGCAGGGACGCCGGATGCGCCGCGAGTTTATTCGCAGGCACATGCAGTGGGCGCGTCGATCGCACTTGCGATGGACAGTCTCGCGACGGCGATTGCGCAGGTCGCGGCGATGGCCGAGCGGCGTCTCGACCGGCTCGTGAATCCGCTCGTGAGCGGCTTGCCGGCGTTTCTCGCGGAGCCTGGCGGTACGTGCTCCGGCTTCATGATTGCGCAGTACACGGCCGCTTCGCTGGTCGCGCAGAACCGGCGGCTGGCCGCGCCCGCGAGCCTGGATGGCGGTATCACATCGGGCTTGCAGGAAGACCATCTGTGTCACGCGACGCCCGCCGCGCTGAAGGCATTGGAAATCATCGACAACACCGGCCGCATCATCGCGATCGAGTTGCTGGCGGCGGCACAGGCATACGACCTGCAACCCATCGACGCGTCGCGCGCGCCGCACACCGACGCATTGTGGCGCAGGGTGCGCGCCGTCGTACCGACGTATCGCGACGATCGTCCGCTGGCCGACGATATGGCCGTTGCGTTCCGCCTGATCGGCGAGGCAGCGCCGCCGTTGCCGCCCGCTTCGGGCAACTTGCCTTCGACGCCGGCACCCAGCGATCACACGGGCTTTGCCGCGCACGCCGCGAATGATCCGAAGGCTGCCGCGCAGCACGCGCCGCAATCCGCCGCATAA
- a CDS encoding ABC transporter ATP-binding protein: MNATAPVALSVKNIHKSFGDHHVLKGISLDAHEGDVISILGASGSGKSTFLRCLNLLETPDDGSVALAGETLKMKRRKDGKLQPDDRKQVDRIRSQLGMVFQNFNLWSHMTVLDNLIEGPMRVQKRSRAEAVEEAEALLAKVGLAEKRGHYPAHLSGGQQQRVAIARALAMHPKVMLFDEPTSALDPELVGEVLRVMRSLAEEGRTMLVVTHEMGFARHVSNRVMFLHQGQTECDGTPDEVFGDLKSERFKQFVSSHHSRTAN; the protein is encoded by the coding sequence ATGAACGCTACGGCACCCGTTGCACTGTCGGTCAAGAACATTCACAAGTCGTTCGGCGACCATCACGTTTTGAAGGGCATTTCGCTCGACGCGCATGAAGGCGACGTCATTTCGATTCTCGGCGCAAGCGGCTCGGGCAAGAGCACGTTCCTGCGTTGCCTGAACCTGCTCGAAACGCCGGACGACGGCAGCGTCGCGCTCGCAGGCGAAACGCTGAAGATGAAACGCCGCAAGGACGGCAAGCTGCAACCGGACGACCGCAAGCAGGTCGACCGCATCCGCTCGCAGCTCGGCATGGTGTTTCAGAACTTCAATCTGTGGTCGCACATGACCGTGCTCGACAACCTGATCGAAGGGCCGATGCGCGTGCAAAAGCGCAGCCGCGCGGAGGCCGTCGAAGAAGCGGAGGCATTGCTCGCGAAGGTGGGCCTTGCGGAAAAGCGCGGCCACTATCCGGCGCATCTGTCGGGCGGTCAGCAGCAGCGCGTCGCGATTGCGCGTGCGCTAGCGATGCACCCGAAAGTCATGCTGTTCGACGAACCGACTTCTGCGCTCGATCCCGAACTGGTCGGCGAAGTGCTGCGCGTGATGCGCTCGCTCGCGGAAGAAGGCCGTACGATGCTCGTCGTCACGCACGAAATGGGCTTTGCGCGGCACGTGTCGAACCGCGTGATGTTCCTGCATCAAGGGCAGACGGAATGCGACGGCACGCCCGACGAGGTATTCGGCGATCTGAAGTCGGAGCGCTTCAAGCAATTCGTGTCGAGCCATCATTCGCGCACCGCGAACTGA
- a CDS encoding ABC transporter permease translates to MSFDFDFLLDTLRQLLGAVPTTLGLFFASLVLGGLLSLVIVTMRVSPHWLPNRFARAYILVFRGSPLLIQMFLVYYGLGQFGVIRESFMWPVLREPYVCAVLSLALCTAGYTAEIIRGGLMAVPVGQIEAGYSIGLSGISLLRRIIGPIALRQCLPAYSTEAVLLVKSTALASLVTVWEVTGVAQQIIQQTYRTTEVFICAALIYLFLNFVVVRLLGLLERRLSRHLRAAPVNAAPRAIPPATEARRAAP, encoded by the coding sequence ATGTCTTTCGATTTCGACTTTTTGCTCGACACGCTGCGCCAGTTGCTCGGCGCCGTGCCGACCACGCTGGGTCTGTTCTTCGCGTCGCTGGTGCTGGGCGGTTTGCTGTCGCTCGTGATCGTCACGATGCGCGTGTCGCCGCACTGGCTGCCGAACCGCTTTGCGCGTGCGTACATTCTGGTGTTTCGCGGTTCGCCGCTGCTGATCCAGATGTTTCTTGTCTACTACGGCCTCGGCCAGTTCGGCGTGATCCGCGAGAGCTTTATGTGGCCCGTGCTGCGCGAGCCGTATGTCTGCGCGGTCCTGTCGCTTGCACTTTGCACGGCAGGCTACACGGCGGAAATCATTCGCGGCGGTCTGATGGCCGTCCCCGTCGGGCAGATCGAAGCGGGTTATTCGATCGGCCTGTCGGGCATTTCGCTTCTGCGCCGCATCATCGGCCCGATCGCGTTGCGCCAGTGCCTGCCCGCGTATTCGACGGAGGCCGTGCTGCTCGTCAAGTCGACGGCACTCGCGAGTCTCGTCACCGTGTGGGAAGTGACGGGCGTCGCGCAGCAGATCATCCAGCAGACATACCGCACCACGGAAGTGTTCATCTGCGCTGCGCTGATCTATCTGTTCCTGAACTTTGTCGTCGTGCGCCTGCTCGGTTTGCTCGAACGGCGTCTGTCGCGCCATCTGCGCGCAGCGCCCGTGAACGCTGCGCCGCGCGCGATTCCGCCCGCTACCGAAGCACGTCGTGCCGCACCCTGA
- a CDS encoding ABC transporter permease, with protein MALIETLGFGQEGWGGVLLLAALMTVALTLAALAVGAVFGAIIAAAKLSRFRTARVLGDLYTTVFRGVPELLVIYLFYFGGSTLVTTVGQWFGAEGFVGVPPFVIGALAVGMISGAYQAEVYRSAVLAVSKGELEAARSIGMPTMTMARRILIPQVLRFALPGIGNVWQLSLKDSALISVTGLAELLRASQIAASSTHQYFLFFVVGGALYLVMTGISNRVFNRAEAHVGKSFRRNFARN; from the coding sequence ATGGCTCTGATCGAGACGCTCGGCTTCGGGCAGGAAGGCTGGGGCGGCGTGTTGCTGCTCGCAGCATTGATGACCGTCGCGTTGACGCTCGCGGCGCTCGCAGTCGGCGCAGTGTTCGGCGCGATCATCGCGGCCGCGAAGCTGTCGCGCTTTCGCACGGCGCGCGTGCTGGGCGATCTGTACACGACGGTGTTTCGAGGCGTGCCCGAGCTGCTCGTCATCTATCTGTTCTACTTCGGCGGCTCGACGCTCGTGACCACGGTTGGTCAGTGGTTCGGCGCCGAAGGCTTCGTCGGCGTGCCGCCGTTCGTGATCGGCGCGCTGGCCGTCGGCATGATCTCGGGCGCGTATCAGGCGGAGGTGTATCGCTCGGCCGTGCTCGCGGTGTCGAAAGGCGAACTCGAAGCGGCGCGCTCGATCGGCATGCCGACCATGACGATGGCCCGCCGTATTCTGATTCCGCAGGTGCTGCGTTTCGCGCTGCCGGGTATCGGCAACGTGTGGCAGCTGAGCCTGAAAGACTCCGCGCTGATTTCGGTGACGGGTCTTGCCGAACTGCTGCGCGCCAGCCAGATCGCCGCCAGTTCGACGCACCAGTATTTCCTCTTCTTCGTCGTGGGCGGCGCGCTGTATCTGGTGATGACGGGTATCTCGAACCGCGTCTTCAACCGTGCCGAAGCACACGTGGGCAAATCCTTCCGGCGCAACTTCGCGCGTAACTGA
- a CDS encoding transporter substrate-binding domain-containing protein, translating into MLSKVLMGAVLGAVALAGAPAQAKEWKSVTIALEGGYAPWNLTLPGGKLGGFEPELVANLCERIKLQCNLVAQDWDGMIPGLQAGKFDVLMDAISITPEREKIIAFSRPYAATPATFAVSDTKVIPKATPGAPVVKLTGDPKTDKPTVDALRKQLKGKTIGIQSGTVYTKFINEGFKDIATIRVYKTSPERDLDLANGRIDASFDDVTYYAANSDKKESAQISMAGPKIGGPIWGPGEGLAFRKQDADLKAKFDTAIADALKDGTVKKLSDKWFKTDVTP; encoded by the coding sequence ATGTTGTCGAAAGTATTGATGGGCGCGGTCCTCGGCGCCGTGGCGCTCGCTGGCGCGCCCGCGCAGGCGAAGGAATGGAAGTCGGTGACGATCGCGCTGGAAGGCGGCTACGCGCCGTGGAACCTCACGTTGCCGGGCGGCAAGTTGGGCGGCTTCGAGCCGGAACTGGTCGCCAACCTGTGCGAGCGCATCAAGCTGCAGTGCAACCTGGTTGCACAAGACTGGGACGGCATGATTCCCGGTCTGCAGGCCGGCAAGTTCGACGTCTTGATGGACGCGATCTCGATTACGCCCGAGCGTGAAAAGATCATCGCGTTCTCGCGCCCCTATGCCGCAACGCCCGCCACCTTCGCCGTCTCCGATACGAAGGTCATCCCGAAGGCAACGCCGGGCGCACCCGTCGTCAAGCTGACGGGCGACCCGAAGACCGACAAGCCGACCGTCGACGCGCTGCGCAAGCAGTTGAAGGGCAAGACCATCGGTATCCAGTCGGGTACGGTCTACACTAAATTCATCAACGAAGGCTTCAAGGACATCGCGACGATCCGCGTGTACAAGACCTCGCCGGAACGCGATCTCGATCTGGCGAACGGCCGCATCGACGCATCGTTCGACGACGTCACGTACTACGCCGCCAACTCGGACAAGAAAGAGTCCGCGCAGATCTCGATGGCGGGACCGAAGATCGGCGGCCCGATCTGGGGTCCGGGCGAAGGCCTTGCGTTCCGCAAGCAGGACGCCGACCTGAAGGCGAAGTTCGACACGGCCATCGCCGACGCGCTGAAGGACGGCACTGTGAAGAAGCTCTCCGACAAGTGGTTCAAGACCGACGTCACGCCTTGA
- a CDS encoding DUF4148 domain-containing protein, with amino-acid sequence MKKIFVCLAVAAGALAAPALSFAQSNGPVTRAEVRADLVRVEQAGYQPGRGEDINYPSDIQAAEAKIAAQDNHNLTNNAVGGVAMTGTSSSGKSSRSASNNNACVGPVSYCNIFFGS; translated from the coding sequence ATGAAGAAGATTTTTGTTTGCCTCGCAGTCGCAGCCGGCGCACTCGCCGCTCCCGCTCTGAGCTTCGCTCAATCGAATGGCCCCGTCACCCGCGCCGAGGTTCGTGCCGATCTCGTTCGCGTCGAACAGGCCGGCTATCAGCCGGGCCGCGGCGAGGACATCAACTATCCGTCCGACATCCAGGCTGCCGAAGCGAAGATCGCTGCGCAGGACAACCACAATCTGACGAACAACGCAGTTGGCGGCGTCGCGATGACGGGTACGTCGTCGTCGGGCAAGTCCTCGCGTTCCGCTTCGAACAACAACGCGTGTGTCGGCCCCGTCAGCTACTGCAACATTTTCTTCGGCAGCTAA
- a CDS encoding alpha/beta hydrolase, whose translation MKSSLHVAAALALSTGLLASSGAMAQDAQPAHAPIKNIVLVHGAWVDGSGWKPVYDILTKDGYHVTLVQEPLTSLDDDVAATKRVLDLQNGPTILVGHSYGGSIITEAGVDPHVVGLVYVAAHAPNVGEDEATLGKGKPSYTSKQPGAIEKTDDGYTYLNPSVFPKDFAGDLPLKQAQFEAQSQMLTAAKVFSQPLTAAAWTTKPSWGIVAGSDKIINPDLERWYYERAHSHTTVIPGASHSVYESRPQQVAAVIEDAAKHAQQ comes from the coding sequence GTGAAAAGTTCGTTGCACGTAGCTGCGGCCCTTGCGTTGTCGACCGGTCTTCTCGCCTCTTCGGGCGCGATGGCGCAGGACGCCCAACCCGCGCACGCCCCCATCAAGAATATCGTTCTGGTTCATGGCGCCTGGGTGGACGGTTCGGGCTGGAAGCCCGTCTATGACATCCTCACCAAAGACGGCTATCACGTCACGCTAGTGCAGGAACCGCTGACCTCGCTCGACGACGACGTCGCAGCAACGAAGCGTGTCCTCGATCTGCAAAACGGCCCGACCATTCTCGTCGGCCACAGCTACGGCGGCTCGATCATTACGGAAGCAGGCGTCGATCCGCATGTGGTCGGTCTCGTGTATGTCGCAGCCCATGCGCCGAACGTCGGCGAAGACGAAGCCACGCTCGGCAAGGGCAAGCCCAGCTACACGTCGAAGCAGCCGGGCGCAATCGAAAAGACAGATGACGGCTATACGTATCTGAATCCGTCCGTGTTCCCGAAGGACTTCGCTGGGGATCTGCCGCTGAAGCAGGCGCAATTCGAAGCGCAATCGCAGATGCTGACGGCCGCGAAAGTGTTCTCGCAGCCGCTGACGGCTGCGGCCTGGACGACCAAGCCGAGCTGGGGCATCGTCGCGGGCAGCGACAAGATCATCAATCCCGATTTGGAGCGCTGGTACTACGAGCGCGCGCATAGCCACACGACGGTGATTCCGGGCGCAAGCCACTCGGTCTACGAATCGCGTCCGCAGCAGGTCGCGGCCGTGATCGAGGATGCCGCGAAGCACGCACAGCAGTAA